The DNA region ATTGACGTTGGATCGCCGCCGACGGCGCATTCCGCGGCTTGTTTCCCGGCCGGCCTTCCGTCGGCCGGGGCACCTCCCAGGTCCTGCGAGCCGTTGGCGTTTCTTGTTCGCGATCCATCCGCGGTCTGCTGCGCGAGCCTGACTTCTTACCGCAGGCAAGCCCAAGGCTTGCCTGGTTTTGGCCTTGAAGGGCCTTTGAGGATCCGAGTCCGGCTCGTCGCAGGCTTCACCGCGGGACGTAGGCCAGCGCCGCTTTTCCAGCGGCGTGACGCGTGAATCCCGTTCTCTGGTGCTTTGTTGAGAAGGTCTCAAACGATGAAATTGCGCAACTTGTTGTTTGCCGTCACCCTGGCGGCGTATTCGGTTATGAATGGATCGGTCCAGCAACTCGCGGCGGCCACCGTCAGCCTGCCGGCTCCGAAGGTGAATCGCTGGATGTACCCGTTTGGCCCCCCGGTCGGCAATCGGCCGTCGGCGGCGACGTTCAGCGCGATCGGCGATCCCAGCTTTGACGAGCGCGATGCCGAATTCCTGCTTGGCTTCGATACGGCCGCGGGCGGCGTGCCCAGCGGCGCTGGGGCGGCCAACTATCTGATCAACTCGATCACGCTCGAGTTGACGGTGCAGGACCCCAACGGCCAGGGCGGATCGACGTTTGTCTACGATCCGACTTACGACAGCTACACCACCTTCGGCGCCGGCGTCGACGGGGATGCCGGACGTCCGGTCGAGGTGTACGCCCTGGGCTTTCGCAATGGATACGACGACCTGGGCCTGAGCGGCCCGGCCAACACCGTGCCGCATTGGACGGTGAACTCGCTGTTCACCGGCGTACCCGGCGCTCCGGCGCCGCTGCGGCGCAGCGCGTTGCCGCTCGGTTCCACCGGCGGGGCAGCGCTGGTCGACGTCTCGAACAACCTGGGCACCAACGGCGTGGGCGCGGGCTTCGACCCGGTGCCGCTGGGCGTGGGAACTGCGGCGTTGTCGCCCGGCGCTGCGGTGCCGGACGGCACGAAGATGACTTTCGCGCTCAACCTGAGCGACGCGCTCTACCTCGAGTATCTGCGGGCGTCGCTCGACCGTGGAGTGCTGGGCTTGGCTGTCACATCGTTGCACGCAGCGTCGTTCGGGGGCCCGGTGAGCTACCCGGTTTGGGACACGATCGACGCGCCCGGCGGCGTCGCGCCGCGTTTGGTGATCGATTACACGATTGTGCCGGAGCCTTCGGCGATGGTGCTCGCGCTGGTTGGCGCGGCGCTGGCGCTGGGGCGGCAAGTGACCGCTCGGCGCGGTCGCAAAGCGTAGGTCGGAACGGAGCAGAGGCGACCCGGAGCCAGGTTGCCGTCCGCGAGGCGGCAGCCTGGTTCTTCGGGGGGCATCGTCCCGTGATGTTCGAGGAGTCGGACCATGCGGCGCAGAGCGGCCTTCACCCTGGTTGAGTTGCTCGTCGTCATTGCCATCGTGGGCCTGTTGATCTCGATTCTGCTGCCGGCCGTACAAGCGGCTCGCGGCGCCGCGCAACGAGGCGAATGCGCCAATAACCTCAAGCAGATCGCGCTGGCGTTTCATCTCTATCACGACGCGTTCCTGATGCTGCCGCCTGCTCGACAGGCGCGCTATCCGGACACCAAGCCGTTGGGCAGCGCGTTCGTGATGGTCTTGCCCTACCTGGAGCAAGGCAACCGCTTCGCCCGGTGGAACTTCAACAAGGATCCGATGGAAGCGCCCAACCTGGACATCATCCGCGAGCAGATTCCCGTGTTCACCTGTCCGGCCATGGCGCTGCCGCGAACGTTTCCCGACGAGCAATGCGGAGAAATCGGCGCGCCAAGCAGCTATGCGGTGAGCACGGGCACCAAGCAGGTGCGTTACGGCCCGCACGATGGCGCCATCGTCGATTGGTATTACGGCCCGACGACGATCCCCTGGATTTCGGGCGGGTCGGGTGACGGCAGTTCGAACACGCTGATGATCGGCGAACTCAACTTCGGCCTGAGGAACTGGCTCGATTGGTGCAAACCCGACCGGATCAAATGGGGCACCACGCACTGGTCGCTCGCCTACACCGGCGTCAGCCTGGCCTCGACGGTCGGCATCTACAACAGCGACCGGGTGCTGACCGGGCCTAGCGGACTGTACGAATGGGAGACCTTTCGCAGCGATCATCCGGGCGGGTGCAATTTTGCCATGGTCGATGGGTCGGTGCGGTTCATCGCCACGACGGTCGACGCCCGACTGCTCGATGCCCAGGCGACGCGCGCCGGCGCCGAGGTCGTAGCAATGCCATGAGCATGCTGGCGTCGTATTCCAATCGCGATTGCAGGATGGCGCTGCTGTTGCTGACGCTGATTCTCGGCGCAGCGGGCGGATGCGAACAGGCGGCAGTGGCCCGGGCCGAAGTGCATGGCCGGGTCACGCTCGACGGACAGCCCCTGGCGCGCGGCTCGATCGTGTTCGTTCCGGCCGGCGAGGCGGCAGGGCCCAAGGCCGGCGGGCAGATCGTCGGCGGGCGTTATGCACTCGCCGCCGCCGAGGGGCCAGTTGTCGGGAGGCTGCAAGTTCAGATTCGCGCTGAACAGTCCTCGACTGCGTACCCGATCGCCGACGTCCGCGCCTATCAAGCGCATGGCGAAGAAGCGCCGCTGCCGGAAATCGTCCCCGAGCAATACAACGAACATTCGGTGCTGTTTGTCGACGCGGTCGCCGAGCAGTCGAACGAATTGAATTTCGATCTCCAAACGTCGTCAGACGACGACGTGTCCCCGTAAATCTCCAGGAGGTTTGTCATGTGGCGTCGATCCCTGTCCTTGGCTTGGTTGCTGCTCGTGTTGTCGGCCGTCGCGCCGGCTCGAGCACACTTTATCTGGCTGCAAGGTGTGCAGGCCGACGGTCGCGGCCAGATTCAGGTGTATTTCTCCGAGGCGCCCGAGCCGGGTTCGGCGGCGCTGCTCGACAAGGTGGCGCAAACCGAAGCCTGGGAATGCCGCCCCGAAGGCCGGCGACCCATTGCGCTGCAAAAGCAACTCGCCGGAGAGCAGGGGAGTTGGACCGCCGACGTGCCCTACGGCCCGGACGTTTGCTACCAGGCGCACTGCTTATACGGCGTCTTTGAGCGCGGCGGCCAGGCGTTGTTACTCGACTACTACGCCAAGCACGCCGGTGTGCTCGACGCCGCATCGCGCACGCAACTGCCGAGCGTCGAGGCCCCGCTCGACATCGTCGGCGGCATCGACGCGGGCGACCTGGTGTTGCGAACCGTGAGCGATGGCCAGCCGCTCGCCGCCGCCGAAGTCATCGTGACCGGGCCCGACGGCGCCGTGCAACCGCTGACGACCGACGCCGCGGGCGAAATCCGCCTGCCTGCGACCGCGGGTGCCTATGCGGTGCGCGCCCAGACCAGCACGCCGATGGCGGGAACCTACCAGGACAAGCCGTACAGCGCGCAGCGCCGCTATGCGACGCTCACGTTCCAGGTTGCTGCCGTGACGGTCGCCGTCGCCGCGACGGACACCGCTGCCGGCGAGCTGACCGCCACGGAATTGCTCGCGCGGGCCCGGGCCGCGCGGGCCGTCTGGAAAGACTTCCCCGGCTTTTCGGCCGACTTGACCATTCGGGCCAACGACCACAGCGAGACCGCGCGTTTGACGATGCACGGCGACGGCCGTTTCGACCTCGAAGGGAGCGATTCGCTGGGCGTGGGCTGGACGAAGACGCAGCTCCGCATTCTGGTGCAGCACCGAATGCCCGACGGGGTGCTGCCGGAAGAGGCCGAGTACGTGGCCGAAGAGGGCCGCCATCCGCTGGGACGATTGATCAAGCTCAAGGGCGGCGACCTCGATAGCGCGTATCGGGTCTTGGACGACGTGGTCGCCGAAGTCAATCGCACCATGGGCAAGACGCGATTCACGATCAGCGTGCTCAGCGTGACCCGCAACGCCGAGAAGCTGTACTTGCCGGAGGCGTTTACGGTCAGCTATTGGGACACGGAAGCCGGCCGGCTGCGCAGCGTGGAAACGATCTATCACACCTGGCAGCGTGTCGCGGGGTTCGACTTGCCACAAAGGCTGGTCGGAGTGCTGTCGAAAGACGGCCAGCGCCACGTGTTCGAAGTCGAGCTTGCGAACGTGCGATTGCTGGGCGAACCGGCGGCGACGCAGGTTGATGCCGCGACGGCGCGGCGCTAGCAGCGTGTGCGGCAGACTTGTGGCTTGCGGCCCGCGGGGATAGCTTGAGGAACTGTGCGCGGCGGGTTACCGCCCGGCGGTCGAAGGGGTGATGCCCCGTTGACCGACTGTGCGCGGCAGCTCGTGCTTTGGGGGGTCCTCCGTTCCTGCGTTGGTCGCATGCAGCATCAATCCGTACCGGGTCGTATCTTTGTGCTGTACCTCGCAGTGTATGCGGGTGTCGGCATTTGGCTGTGCACGTTCTTTCCCGCCTATTCCTGGCCGGGGGGCGACGAAGGCACGTACTACAGCTATGCCGAACGGCCGTGGACCCTGCAGAGCGATTTCTTCGAAGGGTTTCCGCCCAAGGAGCGGATCAGCCCCTACAACCTCCGCGGCTTCTTGACGCCGTTCTCGCTCGTTTTCGCTGTGTTCGGTTTCAA from Pirellulales bacterium includes:
- a CDS encoding DUF1559 domain-containing protein, giving the protein MRRRAAFTLVELLVVIAIVGLLISILLPAVQAARGAAQRGECANNLKQIALAFHLYHDAFLMLPPARQARYPDTKPLGSAFVMVLPYLEQGNRFARWNFNKDPMEAPNLDIIREQIPVFTCPAMALPRTFPDEQCGEIGAPSSYAVSTGTKQVRYGPHDGAIVDWYYGPTTIPWISGGSGDGSSNTLMIGELNFGLRNWLDWCKPDRIKWGTTHWSLAYTGVSLASTVGIYNSDRVLTGPSGLYEWETFRSDHPGGCNFAMVDGSVRFIATTVDARLLDAQATRAGAEVVAMP
- a CDS encoding DUF3386 family protein, with the protein product MWRRSLSLAWLLLVLSAVAPARAHFIWLQGVQADGRGQIQVYFSEAPEPGSAALLDKVAQTEAWECRPEGRRPIALQKQLAGEQGSWTADVPYGPDVCYQAHCLYGVFERGGQALLLDYYAKHAGVLDAASRTQLPSVEAPLDIVGGIDAGDLVLRTVSDGQPLAAAEVIVTGPDGAVQPLTTDAAGEIRLPATAGAYAVRAQTSTPMAGTYQDKPYSAQRRYATLTFQVAAVTVAVAATDTAAGELTATELLARARAARAVWKDFPGFSADLTIRANDHSETARLTMHGDGRFDLEGSDSLGVGWTKTQLRILVQHRMPDGVLPEEAEYVAEEGRHPLGRLIKLKGGDLDSAYRVLDDVVAEVNRTMGKTRFTISVLSVTRNAEKLYLPEAFTVSYWDTEAGRLRSVETIYHTWQRVAGFDLPQRLVGVLSKDGQRHVFEVELANVRLLGEPAATQVDAATARR